The following are from one region of the Synechococcus sp. CBW1108 genome:
- a CDS encoding DUF6439 family protein, translating to MAKPSFRWPEGAHGQAVALQRQLALGDRDWHALKGQRSRRAAEQLAAALVLLLAGDEPAANQSGPARLAAIELVENGLGWLKGELADPGCPSHRPVSAVRPAAD from the coding sequence TTGGCAAAGCCTAGTTTCCGCTGGCCCGAGGGCGCCCATGGGCAGGCCGTTGCTCTCCAGCGCCAGCTGGCCCTCGGGGATAGAGATTGGCATGCCCTCAAGGGCCAGCGATCCAGGCGTGCCGCCGAGCAGCTGGCGGCGGCCCTGGTACTGCTGCTGGCTGGGGACGAGCCCGCCGCTAACCAGAGCGGCCCTGCCAGGTTGGCGGCCATTGAACTTGTGGAAAACGGCCTTGGTTGGCTCAAGGGCGAGCTGGCCGATCCTGGCTGCCCCAGCCACCGGCCGGTGTCAGCAGTTCGGCCCGCTGCCGACTGA
- a CDS encoding AI-2E family transporter: MSGRTLLGAFALLVLGLLTWELRWVLLVLFGAVVLAVALDVPISAIRRLLPLNRPTTLVVVLLVLVLMSGLLAQMLLPELMQQLKQLTDLLPALAARLSSLASQVTWLPNLEAQLIELGTWDRLQPLGSQLLGYAGGAASATIQLLLMALLAILLALDPRSHQRLILDLTPAFWRPQMGALLSECREGLGGWLAGMTISAISVFLLTWAGLALLGVPLALISGLLCGLMTFVPTVGPSAATLLPLSIALLGTPTKLIQVLVFRLTLQNFEAFLITPIMLRRTVNLLPTVALISQLCLGALLGLAGVLLALPLAVVLQVIFKEVIAKELMDRWT; encoded by the coding sequence TTGAGCGGTCGTACCCTATTGGGAGCCTTTGCTCTTCTGGTTCTGGGTCTGCTGACTTGGGAACTGCGCTGGGTGCTGCTCGTGTTGTTCGGAGCCGTGGTGTTGGCAGTAGCCCTGGATGTGCCCATCTCAGCGATACGCCGGCTATTACCCCTAAACAGGCCAACGACACTAGTGGTTGTGCTGTTGGTTCTGGTGCTAATGAGTGGACTACTTGCCCAGATGCTACTGCCGGAATTGATGCAGCAGCTAAAACAACTAACCGACCTACTACCAGCCCTAGCAGCTCGCCTGAGCAGCCTGGCCAGCCAAGTCACCTGGCTGCCAAATCTGGAAGCACAGCTGATCGAATTGGGCACCTGGGATCGGTTACAACCTCTTGGCAGCCAACTGTTGGGCTATGCGGGTGGTGCGGCCAGCGCCACGATCCAGTTGCTGCTAATGGCCCTACTTGCAATCCTGTTGGCACTTGATCCTCGCAGCCACCAGAGGTTGATTCTCGACTTAACACCGGCCTTTTGGCGACCGCAGATGGGCGCGCTGCTCAGCGAGTGCCGCGAGGGCTTAGGCGGTTGGCTGGCTGGTATGACAATATCTGCAATAAGTGTGTTTCTGCTCACCTGGGCAGGTCTGGCCCTGTTGGGGGTTCCATTGGCCCTAATAAGCGGTCTCCTGTGCGGTCTAATGACATTTGTCCCCACGGTCGGCCCAAGTGCTGCAACCCTTCTGCCATTATCAATTGCACTGCTGGGAACTCCAACCAAACTGATTCAGGTTTTGGTATTTCGTCTAACACTGCAAAATTTCGAAGCATTTTTGATAACGCCGATTATGCTGCGACGCACTGTTAATCTTCTTCCAACTGTGGCGCTCATCTCACAGCTTTGCCTTGGGGCCCTGCTGGGTCTTGCCGGGGTTCTCTTAGCACTTCCACTGGCGGTAGTTTTACAAGTGATATTTAAAGAAGTAATTGCTAAAGAATTAATGGATAGATGGACCTAG
- a CDS encoding class I SAM-dependent methyltransferase, with the protein MGAAHKQVSSRLMEMVGPSGLPPTLPTPPELLEALSRSMDALISLDWFQAETGLYPTSLLFDAPWLDWASRYPLIWLDMPSIWNRRSQRNVRDLPALAKTGIFPEYYLQNFHHQTDGYLSDHSANLYDLQVEILFNGTADPMRRRLLAPLLRGLKAFVGRPASRIRVLDLATGTGRTLRQIRGALPKAQLVGLDLSSAYLRQANKWLSQLPGELPQLVQGNAEATLFGSGTFQAITCVFLFHELPVEARQQVIKEAFRLLEPGGVMVLADSVQLADSPQFSPVMENFRRIFHEPYYRHYITDDIVAKLREGGFEEISAESHFMTRVWSARKPA; encoded by the coding sequence ATGGGAGCGGCCCACAAGCAGGTGAGCTCTCGGTTGATGGAGATGGTTGGCCCCTCCGGCTTGCCGCCAACTTTACCTACTCCCCCAGAGTTGCTTGAGGCCCTAAGTCGATCGATGGATGCGCTGATCTCTCTAGATTGGTTTCAGGCTGAGACGGGCCTCTATCCCACATCGCTGCTGTTTGATGCTCCTTGGCTTGATTGGGCGAGCAGGTATCCATTGATTTGGCTGGACATGCCGTCCATCTGGAATCGCCGCAGCCAGCGTAACGTGCGTGACTTGCCCGCCCTTGCAAAAACCGGCATTTTTCCAGAATATTACCTCCAAAATTTCCACCATCAGACCGATGGCTATTTGAGCGACCACTCCGCAAACCTTTACGACCTCCAGGTTGAAATCCTCTTCAACGGCACCGCTGATCCGATGCGGCGCAGACTGCTGGCGCCGTTGCTCCGTGGTCTTAAAGCTTTTGTTGGCCGGCCAGCTTCTCGAATACGGGTTCTAGACCTAGCTACAGGTACAGGACGCACCCTACGCCAAATTCGCGGTGCCCTGCCCAAAGCCCAGCTCGTAGGCCTCGATCTTTCCTCAGCGTACCTGCGTCAGGCCAACAAGTGGCTCAGCCAGTTGCCTGGCGAACTTCCCCAGCTCGTACAGGGCAATGCAGAGGCTACGCTATTTGGCTCAGGTACTTTTCAGGCTATTACCTGTGTTTTTCTCTTCCATGAGTTGCCTGTCGAAGCCCGTCAGCAAGTTATTAAAGAGGCCTTCCGCCTGCTAGAGCCAGGCGGTGTGATGGTGCTAGCGGATTCAGTGCAGCTAGCTGATTCACCTCAGTTCAGCCCGGTTATGGAGAACTTCCGGCGGATTTTTCATGAGCCTTACTACCGTCATTATATCACCGATGACATCGTAGCCAAGCTCAGGGAGGGAGGCTTTGAGGAGATCTCCGCTGAATCCCACTTCATGACTAGGGTTTGGTCAGCTCGCAAACCTGCCTAA
- a CDS encoding GMC oxidoreductase has product MSIIDLAQANTTSEFHCDLLVVGAGVAGLVIADRFRFAGFTVDILETGGLTYEQTSHDMNDAEMAGKYHAGTKDGRFRMYGGSTSRWGAQLLTMMPSDFELKTHIPNTGWPLSSSDLSPYLHAAELLLGVDHLSYCSDLQNYLSSPVPPLSEPGLQYRFSKRAGYRYRNMARTLGKKCIDDKNTRVFLHATATNIFTDESGSSVSYVQVRAANGKAFRFHGKQVVLAAGSIEICRLLLASSSVHSNGIGNSSGHLGRWFHDHLAVNAAILCPKDREKFLNMISPWYLENTRHNLKFSTTAAWQARNKVTNISGQILFEYKSSSLFAWLSHQVHSYKFGFAPHCLRSVPLLTSSAEIFDIFYLIWMRLAARRLWCPKTANIMLRIDSEQCPTPDNRITLSRNFDVLGMPKAVIHWHWGECERRSFAAYKQLFAAQWKAWNLGELTWLVDFDESSDWEKHAIDSYHIMGGTRMSKNPNSGVVDSDLAVHGIANLSIASLSVFPTGGSANPTLTLMMLALRLADRLKSDMR; this is encoded by the coding sequence ATGTCTATTATTGACCTTGCGCAAGCTAATACTACCTCCGAGTTTCATTGTGATCTGCTTGTAGTTGGAGCTGGTGTTGCTGGGTTAGTTATTGCAGATCGTTTTAGGTTTGCTGGTTTTACTGTTGATATTCTCGAAACGGGTGGACTTACCTACGAACAGACAAGTCATGATATGAACGATGCTGAGATGGCTGGTAAATACCATGCAGGCACTAAAGATGGTCGTTTCCGAATGTATGGTGGCTCCACGAGTCGTTGGGGCGCTCAACTTTTAACCATGATGCCGAGCGACTTTGAATTGAAGACCCATATTCCAAACACTGGCTGGCCGCTTAGCTCTTCTGATTTATCTCCATATCTGCATGCAGCTGAACTTTTGCTGGGGGTCGACCATCTCTCATATTGTTCAGATTTACAAAACTACCTTTCTTCCCCAGTTCCACCCTTGAGCGAACCAGGCTTACAGTATCGTTTTTCTAAAAGGGCTGGTTATAGATATCGAAATATGGCCCGCACTCTCGGTAAAAAGTGTATTGACGATAAAAATACCCGGGTCTTTTTGCATGCCACAGCAACCAACATTTTCACTGATGAATCTGGCTCTAGCGTAAGCTATGTACAAGTCCGAGCAGCCAACGGAAAAGCTTTTCGCTTTCACGGAAAGCAGGTCGTACTCGCAGCTGGAAGTATCGAAATATGTAGACTTCTACTCGCATCTAGCAGTGTACATAGTAATGGTATTGGTAATTCATCAGGCCACCTCGGCCGCTGGTTTCACGATCATCTAGCCGTGAATGCGGCCATTCTATGTCCTAAGGATCGAGAGAAGTTCTTGAATATGATCTCTCCTTGGTACCTAGAAAATACACGCCATAATTTAAAATTTTCGACCACAGCTGCATGGCAGGCTCGCAATAAGGTAACAAATATTAGCGGACAAATTTTGTTTGAATATAAAAGTTCATCGCTTTTTGCTTGGCTTAGTCATCAGGTGCATTCATATAAATTTGGTTTTGCTCCCCACTGCTTACGCTCTGTCCCGCTTCTTACGTCTTCTGCAGAAATATTTGACATATTTTACCTAATCTGGATGCGGTTAGCTGCTCGGCGGCTTTGGTGTCCGAAAACTGCAAATATTATGCTTAGGATTGATTCTGAGCAATGTCCTACCCCCGATAACAGGATCACCCTCTCTCGTAACTTTGACGTTTTGGGGATGCCAAAAGCCGTTATTCATTGGCATTGGGGAGAATGCGAACGTAGATCTTTTGCTGCCTACAAGCAGCTATTTGCCGCCCAGTGGAAGGCTTGGAATCTTGGAGAGCTTACCTGGCTTGTTGATTTTGATGAAAGTAGTGACTGGGAAAAGCATGCCATTGACAGCTATCATATTATGGGCGGCACTCGTATGTCTAAAAATCCTAACTCTGGTGTCGTTGACTCGGACTTGGCAGTTCATGGAATTGCTAATTTGTCAATTGCAAGCCTTTCGGTTTTCCCTACCGGTGGTTCCGCTAACCCTACGCTGACACTGATGATGCTTGCATTGCGACTCGCTGATCGTTTAAAATCTGATATGCGTTAA
- the psb28 gene encoding photosystem II reaction center protein Psb28: protein MGAVIQFFRGVAERAVPDIRLTRSRDGRTGQALFVFEEPDALAPESMGDITGMFLVDEEGELVTREVKARFVNGKATALECTFTWKNTEDFERFMRFAQRYAEGHDLGFSGNQGEEEAEPQGQVRGQQEEL from the coding sequence ATGGGCGCTGTCATTCAATTCTTTCGGGGTGTAGCAGAGCGTGCTGTACCGGATATCCGTCTGACCCGCTCCCGTGACGGCCGCACCGGCCAAGCCCTGTTTGTGTTCGAAGAGCCCGATGCCCTGGCCCCGGAGAGCATGGGCGACATCACCGGCATGTTTTTGGTGGATGAGGAGGGAGAACTGGTGACGCGGGAGGTCAAGGCCCGCTTCGTCAACGGCAAGGCCACGGCCCTGGAATGCACCTTCACCTGGAAGAACACAGAAGACTTCGAGCGCTTCATGCGCTTTGCCCAGCGCTACGCCGAGGGCCACGATCTTGGCTTTTCAGGCAACCAGGGCGAGGAGGAGGCGGAGCCTCAGGGTCAGGTGCGGGGTCAGCAAGAAGAGCTCTGA
- a CDS encoding glycosyltransferase family 2 protein yields the protein MKDLTIVVLTMNEEADLPRCLLSLEGFGRLVVVDSGSTDQTRQIAIDHGSLLLEHPFEAFGAQRNWALDQLNLKSPDDWILFLDADEVATINFRSAVERAIDTASNEIAGFFCCCKMLLNGVWLKNSDNFPKWQVRLIRNQRVRFIDVGHGQKEGTVIGMLQFLREPYLHYGFSKGWSAWIHRHNRYATLEANERSLHKARFSDIFVASPTNRNKTLKLLLGQLPGWPLGRFLFTYVLRGGFLEGQAGLSYCLMLAYYELIIQLKMTEIRLSSLR from the coding sequence ATGAAAGACCTTACTATTGTTGTTTTGACTATGAATGAGGAGGCTGACCTGCCCCGTTGTCTTTTATCGCTAGAAGGCTTTGGTAGACTGGTTGTAGTTGACTCCGGCAGTACAGACCAAACGAGGCAGATCGCGATTGATCATGGTTCGTTACTACTCGAGCATCCCTTCGAAGCTTTTGGCGCTCAGCGCAACTGGGCACTTGATCAATTGAACCTTAAGTCTCCGGATGATTGGATTTTGTTTCTAGATGCTGATGAAGTTGCCACAATAAATTTCCGTTCAGCTGTTGAGAGAGCCATTGACACCGCTTCCAATGAAATCGCAGGTTTTTTCTGTTGCTGTAAGATGCTCTTAAATGGTGTATGGCTTAAGAACTCTGACAATTTTCCTAAGTGGCAAGTTCGCTTAATACGCAATCAACGAGTACGGTTTATTGACGTAGGGCATGGTCAAAAAGAAGGGACTGTGATTGGGATGCTTCAGTTTTTAAGGGAACCCTATCTCCATTATGGTTTCAGTAAGGGTTGGTCTGCTTGGATTCACAGGCACAACCGTTACGCAACTCTAGAGGCAAATGAACGATCTTTACACAAGGCAAGATTCTCCGACATTTTTGTAGCTAGCCCGACTAATCGAAACAAAACCCTTAAGCTCCTGCTTGGGCAGCTACCTGGTTGGCCACTGGGGCGTTTTTTGTTTACTTACGTATTGCGTGGCGGTTTTCTTGAGGGTCAAGCTGGATTGAGTTATTGCTTAATGTTAGCATATTATGAACTTATTATTCAGCTCAAAATGACGGAGATCCGCCTGTCTTCTTTGCGTTGA
- a CDS encoding GUN4 domain-containing protein, whose product MLSGAPVTAASTPEALLERFQAANGRQRRAMVGSLEASSQALRPLIANHLERLDPSSDDWAAGFLIQLLLAEEDGLSEAFLARYGAGWLASASAAALSFEPLQRALMLQQFEQADRLTSALLRQLAGPAAEQRGYVYYSEVGTMPELDLESLDRLWVCFSRGRFGFSVQARLLASCNRRWDQLWPKLAWKQGRQWTRYPGSFQWTIGAPEGHMPLVNQLRGVRLMDALLSHPAVQRRMGGGAGGPATA is encoded by the coding sequence ATGCTTTCCGGAGCCCCGGTCACCGCTGCATCCACACCTGAGGCCCTGCTTGAGCGCTTTCAGGCTGCTAACGGGCGGCAACGACGTGCCATGGTTGGCTCCTTGGAAGCCAGTAGCCAGGCTCTGCGCCCGCTGATTGCAAACCATCTGGAGCGGCTCGATCCGAGCAGTGATGACTGGGCGGCCGGCTTCCTGATCCAGCTGTTGCTGGCGGAGGAGGATGGTCTCAGCGAGGCCTTTCTCGCCCGCTATGGCGCTGGCTGGCTGGCCAGTGCCAGCGCCGCTGCCCTGTCGTTTGAGCCACTGCAACGGGCCCTGATGTTGCAGCAGTTTGAACAGGCTGACCGGCTCACCAGCGCCCTGTTGCGCCAGCTGGCGGGCCCCGCTGCCGAGCAGCGGGGTTACGTGTACTACAGCGAAGTGGGGACCATGCCCGAGCTCGACCTCGAGAGCCTGGATCGGCTTTGGGTGTGTTTCTCCCGGGGCCGCTTTGGCTTTTCGGTGCAGGCGAGGCTGCTGGCTAGCTGCAATAGGCGCTGGGACCAGCTCTGGCCCAAGCTGGCCTGGAAGCAGGGTCGCCAGTGGACCCGCTACCCCGGATCCTTCCAGTGGACAATTGGGGCCCCGGAAGGCCACATGCCCCTGGTCAACCAGCTACGCGGGGTGCGCCTGATGGATGCCCTGCTGAGTCACCCGGCCGTGCAACGGCGTATGGGTGGCGGAGCTGGAGGGCCTGCAACGGCCTAG
- a CDS encoding glycosyltransferase, translated as MKILHVIQSVNPQHGGPIEGIRQQARQHKLQGTIVEITSLDSVDDNFLAFPNTPVYPCKLTFFDNIFPVSLLKWLKLHHSRYDAIILDGIWGFHLLASWLALRKSTTPYYIFSHGMLDPWFKNTYPVKHLKKWLIWPWAIYPVIRDAEALLFTCEQEKLLARESFWLYDCQEVVIDYGTEGIPNPEEDFSREFLDQHPQLDHKQVFLFLGRVHPKKGPDLLIKSISLLQKEGHWDPAKMQVVMAGPADSKYARHLVNIANKLGVYDSIYWTGMITGNQKWGAFQAADAFILPSHQENFGISVAEALSCSLPVLISSKINIYTEIEKCRAGLVELDDLHGTANLIRRWLALDQNQKSVIRRAARDCFEKRFHISKTSESINRTLLRGMIAKKRTHDLPG; from the coding sequence ATGAAGATCCTCCATGTGATCCAATCAGTAAATCCTCAACACGGTGGGCCTATTGAGGGAATCCGCCAACAGGCAAGACAACACAAACTCCAAGGAACCATTGTTGAGATAACGAGCCTTGACAGCGTAGACGACAACTTCCTTGCTTTTCCTAATACCCCAGTTTACCCCTGCAAGTTAACATTTTTCGACAACATATTTCCAGTGTCACTGCTGAAGTGGCTTAAACTGCATCATTCTAGATACGATGCAATAATTTTAGATGGAATTTGGGGCTTCCATCTACTTGCTAGCTGGTTAGCACTTAGGAAATCAACCACTCCTTACTACATATTTAGCCATGGCATGCTTGACCCTTGGTTTAAAAATACTTACCCGGTCAAACATTTAAAAAAATGGCTGATTTGGCCTTGGGCTATATACCCTGTAATACGCGACGCAGAAGCACTTTTATTCACCTGCGAGCAAGAAAAGTTATTAGCTCGCGAATCCTTTTGGCTCTATGATTGTCAAGAAGTTGTTATTGACTATGGTACAGAAGGAATTCCTAATCCCGAAGAAGACTTTTCACGTGAATTTTTAGACCAGCATCCTCAACTCGATCATAAGCAAGTTTTCCTATTTTTAGGGCGAGTCCATCCCAAAAAGGGGCCAGACTTGCTTATTAAATCTATTTCATTATTGCAAAAAGAAGGCCATTGGGATCCAGCAAAAATGCAAGTTGTAATGGCTGGCCCTGCCGACAGCAAATACGCTAGGCACCTTGTCAATATTGCAAATAAACTTGGTGTATATGATTCAATTTACTGGACTGGCATGATTACGGGGAATCAAAAGTGGGGTGCATTTCAAGCTGCTGATGCATTCATTCTACCATCCCACCAAGAAAACTTTGGTATTTCCGTTGCCGAGGCCCTTTCGTGCAGTCTTCCCGTCCTAATTTCATCTAAAATTAACATATACACTGAAATAGAAAAATGTCGAGCAGGTTTAGTTGAATTGGATGATCTTCATGGAACAGCAAATCTAATCAGGCGATGGCTTGCTCTTGATCAAAACCAAAAGTCTGTCATCAGGAGGGCCGCGAGGGATTGCTTTGAAAAACGATTCCATATATCAAAGACTTCTGAATCTATTAATAGGACATTATTAAGAGGGATGATTGCTAAGAAACGTACACATGATTTACCTGGGTAA
- a CDS encoding ATP-binding protein, with protein MALRWSDFILPSTLQLAPLLEVLIEPVCCRQMQGQVQLGLHEALVNAVRHGNGCDPDKYLRVRRIETPRWLVWQVQDQGPGVEPAARIAALPLQPDAASGRGLYLIHHCFDDVRWSSRGNRLQLAVSRQRAELLTPAGGWGSQDRPARP; from the coding sequence ATGGCCCTGCGCTGGTCGGATTTCATCCTGCCTTCCACCCTGCAGCTGGCACCGCTGTTGGAGGTGCTGATCGAACCGGTGTGCTGCCGCCAGATGCAGGGCCAGGTGCAGCTCGGCTTGCATGAGGCCCTGGTCAATGCGGTGCGCCACGGCAATGGCTGTGATCCAGACAAATATCTGAGGGTACGCCGGATTGAAACCCCCCGCTGGCTGGTCTGGCAGGTGCAGGATCAGGGCCCGGGGGTGGAGCCGGCAGCGCGCATCGCCGCCCTGCCCCTGCAGCCCGATGCTGCCAGCGGCAGGGGGCTCTATCTGATCCACCACTGCTTCGACGACGTGCGCTGGAGCAGCCGGGGCAACCGGCTGCAACTGGCCGTCAGTCGGCAGCGGGCCGAACTGCTGACACCGGCCGGTGGCTGGGGCAGCCAGGATCGGCCAGCTCGCCCTTGA
- the mnmH gene encoding tRNA 2-selenouridine(34) synthase MnmH, with the protein MPGGTLSLTVDAFLASGGPLVDVRSPGEFDQGHIPQAINLPLFSDGQRAQVGICYGQQGRQAAVLLGLALVAPRLQELAQGLSALAQPGQPLRLHCWRGGMRSSSMAWLASSLELPVVLLHGGYKAFRRWVLASFERPLPLLLLAGRTGTGKTNLLEALAQRGQAVVDLEGLANHRGSSFGGLGMAPQPSSEHYENLLAAALLALQGRSPIWLEAESAQVGRCRIPAALRRQMGEAPAIEIRRSQQERVRQLVATYGPHGQEALRAATARISRRLGPQRSAAALAAIEASDWAGACAQMLDYYDRCYDHELTRRERPLLSSFDLSDLDPAAAAELLISNSNWQQSSAKKGYRPSS; encoded by the coding sequence ATGCCAGGCGGCACCCTATCGCTGACCGTGGATGCCTTCCTGGCGTCCGGCGGCCCGCTGGTGGACGTTCGCAGCCCCGGCGAATTTGACCAGGGCCATATTCCCCAGGCGATCAACCTGCCCCTGTTTAGCGATGGGCAGCGGGCCCAGGTGGGCATCTGCTATGGGCAGCAGGGCAGACAGGCGGCCGTGTTGCTGGGGCTAGCCCTGGTGGCCCCCAGGCTCCAGGAGCTGGCCCAGGGGCTCAGCGCCCTTGCCCAGCCGGGCCAACCCCTGCGCCTGCATTGCTGGCGTGGGGGTATGCGCTCGAGCAGCATGGCTTGGCTGGCCAGCAGTCTTGAGCTCCCCGTAGTGCTCCTCCATGGTGGCTACAAGGCCTTCCGGCGCTGGGTGCTGGCCAGTTTTGAACGGCCCTTGCCGCTGCTGCTGCTGGCTGGGCGCACCGGCACGGGAAAGACCAACCTGCTCGAGGCCCTCGCCCAGCGGGGCCAGGCGGTGGTGGACCTGGAGGGCCTGGCTAACCACCGCGGCAGCAGTTTTGGTGGCCTGGGCATGGCCCCCCAGCCCAGCAGCGAACACTATGAAAATCTGTTGGCCGCAGCCCTGCTGGCCCTCCAGGGGCGCTCCCCCATCTGGCTCGAGGCTGAGAGCGCCCAGGTGGGGCGTTGCCGCATTCCCGCCGCACTCAGGCGGCAAATGGGGGAGGCGCCAGCAATTGAGATCCGGCGATCCCAGCAGGAACGGGTCAGGCAGCTGGTGGCGACCTACGGCCCCCATGGCCAGGAGGCCCTGAGGGCAGCCACAGCACGCATATCACGCCGCCTGGGCCCCCAGCGCAGCGCAGCCGCCCTCGCTGCGATTGAGGCCAGCGACTGGGCCGGAGCCTGCGCGCAGATGCTCGATTATTACGATCGCTGTTACGACCACGAACTCACCCGGCGCGAGCGACCCCTGCTGAGCAGCTTCGATCTGAGTGACCTGGACCCCGCGGCAGCTGCGGAGCTTCTGATCAGCAACTCAAACTGGCAGCAGTCGTCCGCCAAGAAGGGGTACAGGCCAAGCTCCTAA
- a CDS encoding AI-2E family transporter — protein sequence MKFGQWLGLVSLLASLVLLWSLRQSMLNLFGALVLAMGLCTLTGSVRERLNCSRALALLLSIGLIGTILAILLIAVVPLFVDQFLHLLIQVPHAGAFVLDLLRNAIEESSSVFNGKNVGSLTWLKELRIDYVAAGNALASSLIKFAEEAGSGIVQLLFVIALSLMVAVQPNAYREVGIQLIPSFYRRRFRQVLVQCGNSLSAWMVGVLISSICVSALSAIGLSLLGVKLVAANALLAGLLNIIPNIGPTLSTVFPMSVAVFDGPWKSLAVLLLYIGIQNLESYIITPAVMHKQLKLLPGLTLTAQLVFTVIFGPLGLLLALPLAVCIQVLVREVLISDILDPIGHKNVEC from the coding sequence ATGAAATTCGGCCAATGGCTGGGGCTAGTGTCGCTTTTGGCATCCCTGGTGCTGCTCTGGAGCCTGCGCCAGAGCATGCTCAATTTGTTTGGCGCCTTGGTACTGGCCATGGGCCTCTGCACACTTACTGGATCCGTAAGGGAACGACTAAACTGCTCGAGAGCGTTAGCCCTATTGCTGAGTATCGGCCTAATTGGCACGATCCTGGCCATATTGCTGATAGCTGTTGTCCCGCTGTTTGTGGATCAGTTCTTGCATTTGCTGATCCAAGTTCCGCATGCTGGTGCCTTCGTACTTGATCTACTGCGCAATGCGATTGAAGAATCAAGCTCGGTTTTTAATGGCAAAAATGTTGGCAGCTTGACATGGCTAAAAGAGCTGCGAATCGACTACGTAGCAGCCGGCAATGCCTTAGCTAGTAGTCTAATCAAGTTCGCGGAAGAAGCCGGTTCTGGAATTGTACAGCTGTTATTTGTGATTGCACTATCCTTGATGGTTGCAGTCCAGCCGAATGCCTATCGGGAGGTAGGAATTCAGCTAATACCCTCCTTCTATCGACGACGCTTTCGCCAAGTGTTGGTGCAATGCGGCAACTCCCTCAGCGCCTGGATGGTTGGAGTGCTGATAAGCTCAATCTGTGTAAGCGCACTGTCAGCAATCGGCCTGAGCCTGCTGGGAGTTAAACTTGTGGCCGCAAACGCATTACTAGCTGGTCTGCTGAACATAATTCCAAACATAGGGCCGACATTAAGTACAGTTTTTCCTATGTCAGTGGCAGTTTTCGATGGACCCTGGAAATCCTTGGCAGTACTGCTACTGTACATTGGAATTCAGAATCTTGAGTCTTATATAATTACACCTGCGGTGATGCATAAGCAACTTAAGCTTCTGCCCGGCCTCACTCTCACGGCTCAACTTGTTTTTACTGTAATTTTCGGACCACTTGGGCTGCTACTCGCTTTGCCCTTAGCTGTATGTATTCAGGTGCTGGTGCGTGAGGTATTGATTAGCGACATTCTGGATCCTATAGGTCACAAAAACGTTGAGTGTTAA